Genomic DNA from Prevotella intermedia ATCC 25611 = DSM 20706:
ACAAGCGATTGCCATCAAGCAAGCATTCCCAGATAGTCTGACCACGCTCGACTTCTATCGGAATGTTGCACCCTTAGTGGCTGCCGTTGGCGATGGACATACAGCACTTTACTTTCCTTACAAAGATGCTTTCGAAAAGGATATGCCACGTTTTCCTTTAATGGTTTCAGTTGATGCCAACGATTCTACGATTACTACACGCGGAACCTTGTTCGGCGTTCCTGAAGGAGCGAAGATAGTTTCGATTAATGGAGTAAGCAGCAAGGAAATGATTGAAAAAATGCTACCTTATGCGTCAGGTGAACGGACTTTCTTTAGGCTAACAAATGTGAACAATGGGTTTCTTGCTTGGTTCTATATGTTGTATAATGCTGCTGAATATGACATACAATACATTGAGAATGGCAAAATTGTTAACCGAAAGATGCATAGCGTTTCGATAGAAGAGAAACAAAAGGAGATGAAACGTGGTATGAAAGAAGTACCACAGAATGATTTTGCGAGTTACCGCATTATCAATAAGAAAGCTGCTTTAATGACAGTTCCTCACTTTATGAATGCGCAAGAACTTGCAGATGTATGCCGTAAGATGGTGGCAGACTTGAATACACGCCATATTGAGAACCTGATAATCGATATTCGCAATAATGGCGGAGGAACTTCAATGGCAGGTGATACTTTGCTTTCATACATTGCAAAAACGCCATTTACGCAGTACGAAAAGGTCTGGACAAAAGTAACACCGATTACGCAAAAGATGACACGCCGACATTACAAGCAAGGAGTAAACTTCTATATAATTGATAAGAAAAAACAGCCACAAGCAAATGCTGCGCAACGTTTCAATGGGAAAGTATGGGTGCTTGTCAATCATCATTCTTTTTCAGCAGCAGCAAGTTTCGCTTGGACTGTCAAGGCTTTTAAAATCGGTACACTTGTAGGCGAAGAAGCAGGTGGAATGAATGTTTCCTATGGCGATGTGGTGGGTTATGTATTGCCCCATTCCAAATTACAACTCAGTATTTCTTTCAAACGTTTTTGGCTTTTCGGTGCTGATGAAAACAATATACACGGTGCATTGCCTGATATAGAAGTTGAAAGTAATAAGGCTTTAGAAGTCGTATTAGATAGGATTTCGCACTAATACAGATTGCTTATCTTCTTTTTCCGTGTTATCGACACCTATTTTAGTGCTATACACGCACTTGTTTCACGTTTCCAAACCTCATAGATATATAGGTTTGGAAACGTTTGTCGTATATATCTTCCCTTCCCATAAATAAGGACTTATTTTCTTTTTCTTATCTTTTGTACCTTCATTATTATATAGAAAAGAAGATAAGAAAGCTGTAAATATTTTTCAGTAGAACTTCTATTGTTTAACTCTCTTGTTATCAATGCTTTATAAAACCTATTGTTTTGCGTTCCAAAAGCGGCTGTTTTGCACGGTAAAAGCGTAGGTTTTGCCTCGCAAAACAGCCGCTTTCGCAATGCCAAATCGAAATTATCGTTTTTCTTTGGAATTATCTTTACAAAGACAGAGCAAATTTGAGGCATATCCTTGATAAGGGAAACAAAATATTTTTAAAGAATCTTATAACGATTGGAAAAAACTTTTTATTCTAAAGGATTAAACTGAATGGTAACTATTCGCCAAGTTTCCATTCTTCCATTTTGCCCCTATCTTTAACTTTTTTTTATTTCCCTTATTTAGATTTTGTTCAGAAAAAGCCTTAACTTTGTGGAAATTTAATCAGTGAATCGTGACTAAAGACATAGTCAAAGAAAAAGTTAGGGGCATACTTGATAGCTACCTTGAGATGAACAACCACAGAAAGACCACGGAAAGATTTGCCATTCTCGATGCGGTCTACGGTATGCAGGGGCACTTCTCGCTCGAAGAATTGGGCGAAAAAATGCTGGAAGAGAGCTTCAGAGTATCGCGCGCTACACTTTATAATACAATGCGTCTCTTTATAGAGTTGCGCTTGGTTGTGCGTCATCGTTTTATAGGGCAAACCAAATACGAGGCTTGCTACAATAACGACGACCACATACATCAGATATGTACCGTTTGTGGAGTTGTAACGGAGATAGAATCGACACCGATAACGGAGGCTATTGCCGAAACAAAGTTTACACGTTTTCGCAAAGACGGCTTCTCCTTATATATATACGGCGTCTGTTCACGTTGTCAGGCAAAGCTCTCACGCGAACGTAAAAAAGTAAAAAACAAGATAAAAACTAATGGAAACAGGTAAAGTTGATGTCCTATTGGGATTACAGTGGGGCGACGAAGGAAAGGGAAAGATAGTCGATGTGCTTACACCGCGCTACGATGTTGTGGCACGCTTTCAAGGAGGCCCTAATGCAGGGCACACTTTGGAGTTTGAAGGCGAGAAGTATGTGTTGCGCTCTATTCCCTCTGGCATCTTCCAAGGTGGAAAGACAAACATTATTGGCAATGGAGTTGTGCTTGCGCCAGACTTGTTTATGAAAGAAGCAGAAGACTTGGCTGCATCGGGACACCCACTCTTCGAACGACTTTACATTTCCAAGAAAGCCCACCTTATCATGCCTACCCACAGAATATTGGATAAGGCAAGCGAAGCTGCAAAGGGTAAGGAACTTGTGGGAACCACCGGTAAGGGCATCGGCCCTACCTATACGGACAAGACGAGCAGAAACGGTCTGCGTGTGGGCGATATACTAAACGACTTTGAGAATAAATATTTGAAGCACAAGGAACGCCACCTTAAATTGTTGAGTTCAATGGGTTGGACAGACTTTGAAGGTTTTGAGGAAACCGAAAAGCAATGGTTGGAAGGTGTGGAATATATGAAGAACTTCCGCTTTGTCGATTCGGAACACGAGATAAACCATACACTTCGTGCAGGCAAGCGCATTCTTTGCGAGGGTGCACAAGGCACAATGCTCGATATAGACTTTGGCTCTTATCCTTTCGTTACTTCGTCGAACACCATTTCAGCAGGTGCTTGCACGGGCTTGGGTATAGGGCCAAACAAGATAGGCAACGTGTTTGGCATTATGAAAGCCTACTGCACTCGAGTTGGTTCAGGACCTTTCCCAACCGAACTCTTCGATGAAACAGGCGACAAGCTGTGCGACTTAGGGCACGAATATGGTGCGGTTACTGGCAGAAAGCGTCGTTGCGGTTGGATAGACTTGGTGCAACTGCGCTATTCGATAATGGTGAATGGTGTAACAGAGCTCATTATGATGAAGAGCGATGTACTCGACACATTCGACACGATTAAGGCTTGCGTTGGCTACGAACTGCCAAATGGCGAAACCACCGACGAGCTGCCATACGATATCAGCAACGTAAAGCCAATTTACAAAGAACTGAAAGGCTGGAATACAGATATGACACGACTTACAGACGAAGCACAGTTCCCAAAGGAATTTAGCGATTATGTGAAGTTCCTTGAAGACTTCTTGGAAACAAGAATTGGTGTTATCTCAATAGGTCCAGACCGAGAACAAACTATAATAAGAAAATAACGACGATGGCAAACAAACCTTCTATCCCAAAGGGAACGCGCGATTTCGGTCCCGATGAGATGGCAAAACGAAATTATATATTCGATACCATAAAGAGCGTGTATGCGCTTTATGGTTTTCAACAGATAGAAACGCCTGCAATGGAAACGCTCCAAACCCTGATGGGAAAGTACGGAGAAGAGGGCGACAAGTTGCTTTTCAAGATTCTAAATTCAGGCGATTTCCTTAAAAGCACTACCGATGAGGAACTTTTAGCACGCAATCCGTTGAAGTTGCAGACCAAGCTTTCAGAGAAAGGATTGCGCTACGACCTTACCGTTCCTTTTGCACGATATGTTGTAATGCACCGCGAAGAGTTGCAAATGCCTTTCAAACGCTATCAGATACAACCCGTTTGGCGTGCCGACCGACCACAAAAGGGGCGTTATCGTGAATTTTATCAATGCGATGCCGACATTGTTGGTTCAGATTCCTTGCTCAATGAAGTGGAGTTGATGCAGATTATCGACACCGTTTTCACCAAGTTCGGAATCCGAGTACAGATAAAAATAAACAACCGCAAGATACTTTCAGGTATTGCAGAAGTCATTGGCGAGCAGGAAAAGATAGTCCAAATTACAACAGCCATCGATAAACTCGACAAGATTGGGCTTGAAGCGGTGAATGCCGAGCTTGAAAAAGAAGGATTGTCAAAGGCTTCCATAGAGAAACTGCAACCTATAATACAGTTAAGTGGCAGCAACGACGACAAGCTGGACACGATAGCCGAAGTGCTCGCAAATAGCGAAACAGGACTAAAGGGAGTGGAGGAAACAAGATACATTCTTGATGTTTTGAAGCAAATAGAGCTGAAAAATGAAATACAACTCGACCTGACTTTAGCGCGTGGACTGAACTATTATACAGGCGCAATATTTGAAGTGAAAGCTTTGGACGTTGAAATCGGTTCCATTACAGGTGGCGGACGCTACGATAATCTTACAGGAATATTCGGAATGCCTAACCTCTCGGGTGTTGGTTTCAGCTTTGGTGCAGACCGTATCTACGATGTTCTCAACACGTTAGACCTTTATCCGAAAGAAAGTATCAGCGATACACAGTTGTTGTTTATCAACTTTGGCGATAAGGAAACAAGCTACGTGTTGCCGTTTGTAGCGAAAGCACGGCAGGCAAATATCAGAACGGAGATTTTCCCCGACACTGCAAAGATGAAAAAACAAATGACTTATGCAAATGCAAAGCACATTCCGTTCGTTGTTCTTGCAGGCGACAACGAAATAGAACAAGGCAAAGTTACTTTGAAGAATATGAATACAGGCGAGCAAATACTCGTTTCACCCGACGATTTGATAGAGAAAGTAACATCAAGCAACCCTTGAGTCAAGGGACATAAGATTCTTTAGTACGAAAAGCCACCTGCTGTTTCTCGCCACAGAACTTGTAACTTTCAGAAATACAAAGAGCCGATTCTCAATAAGAGAGTCGGCTCTTTGTGTTTTGTTAGCTATAATAGCAACAAACACATTTGAAGGAAAGTGGAAGAAAGATTAAATAGACTCGTAGCCTCTTGTATAGTTTTTCTTCAGCAAGTCTTTCAAAGACAGTTCCTTGCCACCATCATGTTCGTATGCTTCACGCATCTCTTCATATCCTTCTTCTTCCTCTTTAGAGTGTGTAAACTCTATTGCTTTGCTTTTTGCTTCTGCTATTGCCCAACCGATTATTGCAATTACGAGTAAGGCAATCAATCCTATTATAGGTGTTGTCATAATGCTACGTTTTTATTATTTATACTGCAAAAGTACGTTAAGTTTACCAAAACACCAAATTTTCAATAACTTTTTGTACCTTTGTCTCACATTAGAAAGAAACTATAAACGACAAGATGACAAGAAAAGAACGCTATAACTACATATTGGATTATTTCAGGAAGAACGTTGGCGAAGTATCTACCGAATTGATGTTCGGTTCGGCTTTCCAGTTATTATGCGCAACTTTGCTTTCAGCACAATGCACCGACAAACGCATAAATGCCATTACTCCCGCTTTGTTTGCCAAGTTTCCCGATGCGAAAGCTATGGCTGCTGCCGAAGTAGAAGACGTTTTCGAGCTTGTGCGCAGCGTTTCTTACCCAAATTCAAAGGCAAAACATTTGATTGAAATGGCACGTATGGTTGTAGATGCATACGGTGGCGAAATACCTTCAGACCCTAATGAATTGGTGAAACTGCCTGGAGTAGGGAGGAAAACCGCAAATGTGTTGCAGGCAGTATGGTTCGGAAAGCCAACTTTGGCAGTAGACACGCACGTCTATCGTGTCAGTCATCGGTTGGGATTGGTGCCTGCCGATGCCAACACACCACGTAAGGTGGAAGACTATCTGATGCGTAACATTCCTTTGAACGAGGTGTCTTCAGCCCACCATTGGATACTCCTGCACGGCCGATATATCTGCAAGAGCCTGCGTCCGATGTGCGAAAAATGCCCATTTGAGTTTTTCTGCCCTAAGAATATGGATAATAGCAAACTAAATAAGTAAACGAAAATGAATACAAAAATAATATTGGCATTTTTAAAGAACATAGCTGCCAACAATAATAGAGAGTGGTTTCAAGAACATAAGTCTGAATATGAAGCCGTAAAAAAGGAGTTTGAGGCAGGCGTTGAAGAAGCTATAACAACCTTGACGACAATTGATAGCGAGATAGCCCACCTGAAAGTAAAGGATTGTACCTATCGTTTCTATCGTGATACACGCTTCTCGCCCGACAAGAGTCCGTACAAACGACACTTGGGTGCCTTTATTTGCGCAAAGGGACGAAAGGCTTTGCGAGGTGGCTATTACATTCATTTAGAACCGAACAACTGCTTGGTTGCGGTGGGTTCCTATTGGTTGCCAACCAACATACTAACCTCGTGCCGCAACGAAATAATGGCGAATATCGACCAATGGCGTAAGATTGTCGAAGACGGAAAGTTTATAAAGACTTTCGGTTATCCCAACGACGGACAATGGGAGAACGACGCTGTTTCTGAAAAAGGTTTTGGTTTGGCAGCTTTGAAAACAATTCCGAAAGGTTTTCCACGCGACTATGAGTTTGCTCAATATCTTCGTATGAAAGACTATTGTTGCTGGGTGAAAGTCCCCGATAGTTTCTTTGAAGGCAATGAATGGAAGGAGAAGCTAATCGAAATAGCTAAAACAGGAAAGCCAATGATGGATATGATGAACAACGTAATAGACGA
This window encodes:
- a CDS encoding Fur family transcriptional regulator → MTKDIVKEKVRGILDSYLEMNNHRKTTERFAILDAVYGMQGHFSLEELGEKMLEESFRVSRATLYNTMRLFIELRLVVRHRFIGQTKYEACYNNDDHIHQICTVCGVVTEIESTPITEAIAETKFTRFRKDGFSLYIYGVCSRCQAKLSRERKKVKNKIKTNGNR
- the nth gene encoding endonuclease III yields the protein MTRKERYNYILDYFRKNVGEVSTELMFGSAFQLLCATLLSAQCTDKRINAITPALFAKFPDAKAMAAAEVEDVFELVRSVSYPNSKAKHLIEMARMVVDAYGGEIPSDPNELVKLPGVGRKTANVLQAVWFGKPTLAVDTHVYRVSHRLGLVPADANTPRKVEDYLMRNIPLNEVSSAHHWILLHGRYICKSLRPMCEKCPFEFFCPKNMDNSKLNK
- the hisS gene encoding histidine--tRNA ligase; the encoded protein is MANKPSIPKGTRDFGPDEMAKRNYIFDTIKSVYALYGFQQIETPAMETLQTLMGKYGEEGDKLLFKILNSGDFLKSTTDEELLARNPLKLQTKLSEKGLRYDLTVPFARYVVMHREELQMPFKRYQIQPVWRADRPQKGRYREFYQCDADIVGSDSLLNEVELMQIIDTVFTKFGIRVQIKINNRKILSGIAEVIGEQEKIVQITTAIDKLDKIGLEAVNAELEKEGLSKASIEKLQPIIQLSGSNDDKLDTIAEVLANSETGLKGVEETRYILDVLKQIELKNEIQLDLTLARGLNYYTGAIFEVKALDVEIGSITGGGRYDNLTGIFGMPNLSGVGFSFGADRIYDVLNTLDLYPKESISDTQLLFINFGDKETSYVLPFVAKARQANIRTEIFPDTAKMKKQMTYANAKHIPFVVLAGDNEIEQGKVTLKNMNTGEQILVSPDDLIEKVTSSNP
- a CDS encoding adenylosuccinate synthase, with translation METGKVDVLLGLQWGDEGKGKIVDVLTPRYDVVARFQGGPNAGHTLEFEGEKYVLRSIPSGIFQGGKTNIIGNGVVLAPDLFMKEAEDLAASGHPLFERLYISKKAHLIMPTHRILDKASEAAKGKELVGTTGKGIGPTYTDKTSRNGLRVGDILNDFENKYLKHKERHLKLLSSMGWTDFEGFEETEKQWLEGVEYMKNFRFVDSEHEINHTLRAGKRILCEGAQGTMLDIDFGSYPFVTSSNTISAGACTGLGIGPNKIGNVFGIMKAYCTRVGSGPFPTELFDETGDKLCDLGHEYGAVTGRKRRCGWIDLVQLRYSIMVNGVTELIMMKSDVLDTFDTIKACVGYELPNGETTDELPYDISNVKPIYKELKGWNTDMTRLTDEAQFPKEFSDYVKFLEDFLETRIGVISIGPDREQTIIRK
- a CDS encoding S41 family peptidase, which codes for MNAGSTDNGKLSRQQAIDDLDSLVYMLCEVHPNVFSVCTPTAFLSQAIAIKQAFPDSLTTLDFYRNVAPLVAAVGDGHTALYFPYKDAFEKDMPRFPLMVSVDANDSTITTRGTLFGVPEGAKIVSINGVSSKEMIEKMLPYASGERTFFRLTNVNNGFLAWFYMLYNAAEYDIQYIENGKIVNRKMHSVSIEEKQKEMKRGMKEVPQNDFASYRIINKKAALMTVPHFMNAQELADVCRKMVADLNTRHIENLIIDIRNNGGGTSMAGDTLLSYIAKTPFTQYEKVWTKVTPITQKMTRRHYKQGVNFYIIDKKKQPQANAAQRFNGKVWVLVNHHSFSAAASFAWTVKAFKIGTLVGEEAGGMNVSYGDVVGYVLPHSKLQLSISFKRFWLFGADENNIHGALPDIEVESNKALEVVLDRISH
- a CDS encoding DUF2461 domain-containing protein, with the protein product MNTKIILAFLKNIAANNNREWFQEHKSEYEAVKKEFEAGVEEAITTLTTIDSEIAHLKVKDCTYRFYRDTRFSPDKSPYKRHLGAFICAKGRKALRGGYYIHLEPNNCLVAVGSYWLPTNILTSCRNEIMANIDQWRKIVEDGKFIKTFGYPNDGQWENDAVSEKGFGLAALKTIPKGFPRDYEFAQYLRMKDYCCWVKVPDSFFEGNEWKEKLIEIAKTGKPMMDMMNNVIDDYE